One window of Arthrobacter oryzae genomic DNA carries:
- a CDS encoding SDR family NAD(P)-dependent oxidoreductase produces the protein MTSTIQRTAVLTGATSDRGIGITTARRYASQGWGVVILDLDGEKSAKVAAEIGNEFNVPAFGHEIDVANEASVNAAYAAVKAEVSAGNLPAVGALANIAGITSPVPFLETTLELWHKVMDVNATGTYLVTKAFLPDMIASGWGRIVNMSSVSAQRGGGVFGKVPYSAAKAAILGFTKALAREIGATGVTVNAITPGAVDTNIRVGSTEEQEAAINAGIPLGRNATTEEVAAVITFLSSEESAYLTGTTIDINGGSHIH, from the coding sequence ATGACCAGCACCATCCAGCGCACCGCCGTCCTCACCGGAGCCACCTCGGACCGCGGCATCGGCATCACCACCGCACGCCGCTACGCCAGCCAGGGCTGGGGAGTGGTGATCCTGGACCTCGACGGTGAGAAGTCCGCCAAGGTTGCTGCCGAAATCGGCAATGAATTCAACGTTCCCGCCTTCGGCCACGAGATCGACGTTGCCAACGAAGCATCCGTCAACGCCGCCTACGCAGCCGTCAAGGCAGAAGTGAGCGCCGGCAACCTTCCCGCCGTGGGCGCCCTGGCCAACATCGCCGGCATCACCTCGCCGGTGCCGTTCCTGGAGACCACCCTGGAACTCTGGCACAAGGTGATGGATGTGAACGCCACCGGCACCTACTTGGTCACCAAGGCGTTCCTGCCGGACATGATCGCCAGCGGCTGGGGCCGGATCGTCAACATGTCCTCGGTCTCCGCGCAGCGCGGCGGCGGCGTGTTCGGCAAGGTCCCCTACTCCGCCGCGAAGGCCGCCATCCTTGGCTTCACCAAGGCCCTGGCCCGCGAAATCGGAGCCACCGGAGTGACCGTCAACGCCATCACCCCGGGCGCCGTGGACACCAACATCCGCGTAGGTAGCACCGAAGAGCAGGAAGCCGCCATCAACGCCGGCATCCCGCTGGGACGCAACGCCACCACGGAAGAGGTTGCCGCCGTCATCACCTTCCTGTCCTCCGAGGAATCGGCCTACCTGACCGGAACCACCATCGACATCAACGGCGGAAGCCACATCCACTAG
- a CDS encoding ribose-5-phosphate isomerase, with protein sequence MTMEGQPVGIRLILGADEAGVDYKDRIAEDLRNDPRVSEIIDIGVNRSDAPEQFTTPYPYVGIAAGEMIKDGRADRAILFCGTGIGVAIAANKVDGIRAATAHDSFSVERSVLSNDCQVLTMGQRVVGVELARRLAREWLGYTFDPASASAGKVKVLTDFEGC encoded by the coding sequence ATGACAATGGAAGGACAGCCCGTGGGCATTCGACTCATCCTGGGCGCTGACGAAGCCGGCGTGGACTACAAGGACCGGATCGCGGAGGACCTGCGGAACGATCCGCGGGTCAGCGAAATCATCGACATCGGCGTCAACCGCAGTGACGCCCCTGAGCAGTTCACCACTCCGTACCCGTACGTGGGGATCGCCGCCGGGGAGATGATCAAGGACGGCCGTGCGGACCGGGCCATCCTGTTCTGCGGCACCGGAATCGGCGTGGCCATCGCCGCCAACAAGGTGGACGGGATCCGGGCAGCCACGGCCCACGACTCGTTCTCTGTGGAGCGTTCGGTACTCTCCAACGACTGCCAGGTGCTCACCATGGGCCAGCGCGTGGTGGGCGTGGAGCTTGCCCGCAGGCTGGCCCGGGAATGGCTGGGCTACACGTTCGACCCCGCATCCGCGTCGGCGGGCAAGGTCAAAGTGCTGACCGACTTCGAAGGCTGCTGA
- a CDS encoding aldo/keto reductase family protein, giving the protein MEFRYLGNSGFKISEITFGNWLTHGSQVENDVATQCVRAALDAGISTFDTADVYANTAAEKVLGEALKDERRESLEIFTKVFGPTGPKGHNDVGLSRKHIMESINGSLTRLQTDYVDLYQAHRYDYETPLEETMQAFADIVRQGKALYVGVSEWTADQIRDGHALAKDLGFQLISNQPQYSMLWRVIEAEVIPASEELGLSQIVWSPMAQGVLSGKYKPGKPAPEGSRATDTKGGARMIERWMSDEVLSGVQQLKPIAAEAGLTMAQLSIAWVLQNKNVASAIMGASRPEQIAGNVAAAGVKLDQGIMDKIDDAIGSLAERDPGQTKSPASREA; this is encoded by the coding sequence ATGGAATTCAGATACCTTGGCAACAGCGGCTTCAAGATCTCCGAAATCACCTTCGGCAACTGGCTCACGCACGGCTCCCAGGTGGAGAACGATGTGGCCACCCAGTGCGTGCGGGCGGCGCTGGACGCTGGAATCAGCACCTTCGACACCGCCGACGTCTATGCCAACACGGCGGCGGAGAAGGTCCTGGGCGAGGCATTGAAGGATGAGCGCCGCGAGTCCCTGGAGATCTTCACCAAGGTGTTCGGCCCCACCGGGCCCAAGGGCCACAATGATGTGGGGTTGTCCCGGAAGCACATCATGGAGTCCATCAACGGTTCGCTCACGCGTCTCCAGACCGACTACGTGGACCTTTACCAGGCGCACCGCTACGACTATGAGACGCCGCTGGAAGAGACCATGCAGGCCTTCGCGGACATCGTCCGGCAGGGCAAGGCGCTGTACGTCGGCGTGAGCGAGTGGACTGCCGACCAGATCCGGGACGGCCATGCCCTGGCCAAGGACCTGGGATTCCAGCTGATCTCCAACCAGCCGCAGTACTCCATGCTGTGGCGGGTCATCGAAGCAGAAGTAATCCCGGCCTCCGAAGAGCTCGGCCTGTCCCAGATCGTCTGGTCGCCCATGGCCCAGGGTGTGCTGAGCGGCAAGTACAAGCCGGGCAAGCCCGCCCCGGAGGGCAGCCGGGCCACGGATACCAAGGGCGGCGCCCGGATGATCGAACGGTGGATGTCCGACGAAGTGCTCAGCGGCGTCCAGCAGCTCAAGCCGATCGCGGCGGAAGCCGGGCTCACCATGGCCCAGCTGAGCATCGCGTGGGTGCTGCAGAACAAGAACGTTGCCTCCGCCATCATGGGCGCCTCCCGCCCCGAACAGATTGCCGGCAACGTTGCCGCCGCCGGCGTGAAGCTGGACCAGGGGATCATGGACAAGATCGACGACGCCATCGGGTCCCTGGCCGAGCGCGACCCGGGCCAGACCAAGTCACCGGCATCCCGGGAAGCCTAG
- a CDS encoding aldo/keto reductase gives MSLNQLRVFGRSGTLISPLTLGTMNFGEGAAAAPGGPGGAAQGYAPTGADESIRIIHAALDAGISAVDTADVYSQGQSEQVVGRALRGRRDDVFIATKFHGQMSANPAHSGNSRRWIMQAVEGSLRRLQTDRIDLYQAHRPDYNTDVLETITALNDLIRQGKILYYGTSVFTPAQLVEAQWLATTNHLIPPVANQVPYSMLVRGTERDVLPIAQQYGLGVLAYGPLAGGWLSGSFVLDAGKPPTRVHSLPGRYDISGPASERKLLAADSLARLADKLELPLVDLAVGFALNHPAVSSVIVGPRSEDHLRAYLKAADTVLDEAVLDAIDELVPPGTNFVERDAGAVVPSLEYAELRRR, from the coding sequence ATGAGCCTCAACCAGCTACGGGTGTTCGGGCGCAGCGGGACACTGATCAGTCCGCTCACGCTGGGCACCATGAACTTCGGCGAGGGCGCCGCGGCAGCCCCGGGCGGTCCGGGCGGCGCGGCCCAGGGCTACGCGCCCACCGGCGCCGATGAAAGCATCCGCATCATCCACGCGGCGCTGGATGCCGGCATCAGCGCAGTGGACACGGCCGACGTCTACTCCCAGGGGCAGAGCGAGCAGGTGGTGGGCCGAGCACTCAGGGGCCGCCGCGACGACGTCTTCATCGCTACTAAATTCCACGGCCAGATGAGTGCCAACCCGGCGCACTCCGGCAACTCACGGCGCTGGATCATGCAGGCAGTGGAGGGTAGCCTCCGCCGCCTGCAGACGGACCGGATCGATCTCTACCAGGCACACCGTCCGGACTACAACACCGACGTCCTGGAAACCATCACGGCACTGAACGACCTCATCCGCCAGGGAAAAATCCTCTACTACGGAACGTCCGTGTTTACGCCGGCGCAGCTGGTGGAGGCCCAGTGGCTGGCCACCACCAACCACCTCATTCCGCCCGTGGCCAACCAGGTCCCGTATTCGATGCTGGTCCGCGGCACCGAACGCGATGTCCTTCCGATCGCCCAGCAGTACGGCCTGGGCGTGCTCGCCTACGGACCGCTGGCCGGCGGCTGGCTGTCCGGGAGTTTTGTCCTGGACGCCGGGAAGCCGCCCACGCGGGTCCACTCCCTCCCGGGCAGGTACGACATCTCCGGCCCGGCGAGCGAACGGAAGCTGCTCGCCGCTGATTCCCTGGCCCGGCTGGCGGACAAGCTGGAACTGCCGCTGGTGGACCTGGCGGTCGGTTTCGCACTGAACCATCCGGCCGTCAGCAGCGTGATTGTGGGCCCCCGGAGTGAGGATCATCTGCGGGCCTACCTGAAAGCCGCGGACACGGTGCTGGACGAAGCCGTGCTGGACGCGATAGACGAACTGGTGCCGCCCGGCACCAACTTTGTGGAGCGGGACGCCGGCGCCGTGGTCCCCTCCCTCGAGTATGCGGAACTGCGACGGCGATAA
- a CDS encoding dihydroxyacetone kinase family protein, with the protein MTRIFNDPSDFAEEALAGFCDVHADLVRQVPGGAVRRRRPAKPKVAVLAGGGSGHYPAFAGLIGTGLADGAVVGNIFTSPSAQQAYTVAKAADSGAGVVFTYGNYAGDVLNFGMASERLAAEGIRVENVLVTDDVASAPPSESEKRRGIAGDFTVFKIMGAAAEAGADLADVVRLGRKANSLTRTIGSAFHGCTFPGAETPLFTLKDRQMGLGLGIHGEPGLFDTELPPAKELGQEFVSRLLAETPHGAGDRIAVILNGLGSTKHEELFVLWLSIAPLLRAAGYTLVMPEVGELVTSLDMSGVSLTITWLDDELEPLWTAPADTPAYRRGNAALEPGSRMAEEVSDGGAAPEAFEATEESRGYAASCLTALAAARDSLQDAEARLGDMDAVAGDGDHGRGMVRGIDAAVAAAGDAAARGAGAGAVLAAAGDAWADKAGGTSGVLWGAGLRSFGEVLGDRHVPGASDLASAVTAFAARITGLGKAETGDKTMVDALLPFTETFSRRVADGGNGDQPVAAAWAEAAAAATTAAEATASLRPLKGRARPLAEKSVGTADPGATSLAMIFTVMGPHLAAPVSAKAVAAGRRTAGTPS; encoded by the coding sequence ATGACCAGAATTTTCAACGATCCTTCCGACTTCGCCGAGGAGGCCCTTGCCGGGTTCTGCGACGTCCACGCCGACTTGGTTCGGCAGGTGCCCGGCGGGGCGGTGCGCCGCCGGCGCCCCGCCAAGCCCAAAGTGGCAGTCCTCGCTGGCGGCGGGTCCGGCCATTACCCGGCCTTCGCCGGCCTGATCGGCACGGGACTGGCCGACGGCGCCGTGGTGGGCAACATCTTCACCTCGCCCTCCGCGCAGCAGGCCTATACCGTGGCCAAGGCCGCGGACTCGGGTGCCGGCGTCGTGTTCACCTACGGCAACTACGCCGGGGACGTCCTGAACTTCGGGATGGCCAGCGAACGGCTTGCAGCAGAGGGCATCCGGGTGGAAAACGTCCTGGTGACGGACGACGTCGCCAGTGCTCCGCCGTCGGAATCGGAGAAACGCCGCGGCATCGCGGGCGACTTCACCGTCTTCAAGATCATGGGTGCGGCCGCTGAAGCGGGCGCGGACCTGGCCGACGTCGTCCGTCTTGGCCGCAAGGCCAACAGCCTGACCCGCACCATCGGCAGCGCCTTCCACGGCTGCACCTTCCCGGGCGCTGAAACCCCGCTGTTCACCCTCAAGGACCGGCAGATGGGCCTGGGCCTGGGCATCCACGGCGAACCCGGACTGTTCGACACCGAGCTGCCGCCCGCCAAAGAGCTGGGCCAGGAATTCGTCTCCCGGCTGCTCGCCGAGACCCCGCACGGAGCCGGCGACCGCATCGCCGTCATCCTCAACGGCCTCGGCTCCACCAAGCACGAGGAACTCTTTGTCCTCTGGCTCAGCATCGCCCCGCTGCTCCGCGCCGCCGGTTACACGCTGGTGATGCCTGAGGTGGGCGAACTGGTCACCAGCCTGGACATGTCCGGCGTCTCCCTCACCATCACCTGGCTGGACGACGAACTTGAACCGCTGTGGACCGCACCGGCCGACACACCGGCGTACCGGAGGGGCAACGCCGCCCTCGAACCCGGTAGCCGGATGGCGGAGGAAGTGTCCGACGGCGGCGCCGCACCGGAAGCGTTCGAGGCCACTGAAGAGTCGCGCGGTTATGCGGCGAGCTGCCTTACAGCGCTGGCTGCCGCGCGGGACTCCCTGCAAGACGCCGAAGCCCGCCTGGGCGACATGGACGCCGTCGCCGGAGACGGAGACCACGGACGCGGGATGGTCCGCGGCATCGACGCGGCCGTAGCCGCAGCCGGGGACGCCGCTGCCCGCGGCGCCGGAGCTGGCGCCGTCCTGGCTGCCGCCGGGGACGCCTGGGCTGACAAAGCCGGCGGAACCTCGGGCGTGCTGTGGGGTGCCGGGCTGCGGTCCTTCGGCGAAGTTCTCGGCGACCGGCACGTTCCGGGAGCGTCGGACCTGGCATCCGCTGTCACGGCGTTCGCGGCCCGGATCACCGGCCTCGGCAAAGCGGAAACCGGGGACAAGACCATGGTGGACGCCCTGCTGCCCTTCACCGAAACGTTCAGCCGGCGGGTGGCCGACGGCGGCAACGGCGACCAGCCCGTGGCAGCGGCGTGGGCCGAGGCTGCCGCCGCCGCAACAACGGCGGCGGAAGCCACCGCCTCACTGCGCCCGCTCAAGGGCCGCGCCCGGCCGCTCGCCGAAAAGAGCGTGGGCACCGCGGACCCCGGGGCCACCTCCCTGGCCATGATCTTCACCGTCATGGGCCCGCACCTTGCCGCCCCCGTTTCAGCCAAAGCTGTAGCGGCAGGCCGCCGGACCGCAGGAACACCGTCATGA
- a CDS encoding YchJ family protein, producing MPHNGNCPCLSGEQYADCCGRFHRGDADAPTAEQLMRSRYSAFVVQDAAYLLRTWHPDTRPGELEFDPAMQWRRLDVVSTGRGGPLDSEGTVEFKAYFRHDGERGVHHETSRFVRVDRRWYYLDAIMP from the coding sequence GTGCCCCACAACGGAAACTGCCCGTGCCTGTCCGGTGAGCAGTATGCGGACTGCTGCGGCCGGTTCCATCGCGGCGACGCGGATGCCCCTACGGCGGAGCAGCTCATGCGTTCCCGGTACAGCGCCTTTGTGGTGCAGGATGCCGCATACCTGCTCCGCACGTGGCATCCGGACACACGGCCTGGGGAACTCGAATTCGATCCGGCCATGCAGTGGCGCCGTCTGGACGTCGTTTCGACTGGCCGCGGAGGGCCCCTGGATTCGGAGGGGACAGTGGAGTTCAAGGCCTATTTCCGGCATGACGGAGAGCGGGGGGTCCACCACGAAACCAGCAGGTTCGTGCGCGTGGACCGCCGCTGGTACTACCTCGACGCCATCATGCCCTAG
- a CDS encoding SDR family oxidoreductase, which produces MAPGSLPDLAVTGSTGHLGGLVARILADAGQPQRLLVRDAARAPDLPGAVPVVSTYADPELAGASLAGVKTLLMVSAAEAEDRLRTHYAFVDAAAEAGVEHIVYTSFFGASANCTFTLGRDHYATEERIKASGMNYTFLRDNLYLDILPLLVGEDGVIRGPAGDGVMAAVTRGDIGRCAAAVLAAPEMHVGRTYNLTGPEDLSLQRAAELLTEGTGRTISYHPETVEEAYASRASYGAPAWQLDAWVSTYTAIANGELAGPTSDVRVLTGREPQGLADFLKEAHHL; this is translated from the coding sequence GTGGCGCCCGGTTCCCTGCCCGATCTGGCTGTCACGGGATCCACCGGACACCTGGGCGGACTGGTCGCCAGGATCCTTGCCGACGCCGGGCAGCCGCAACGGCTGCTGGTGCGCGACGCCGCGCGGGCACCAGATCTTCCGGGTGCCGTTCCGGTGGTGTCCACGTATGCGGACCCCGAGCTGGCCGGGGCCTCTCTGGCCGGGGTGAAAACGCTGCTGATGGTGTCCGCCGCGGAAGCCGAGGACAGGCTCCGGACGCATTACGCCTTCGTGGATGCGGCAGCGGAGGCCGGGGTTGAGCACATCGTGTACACGTCCTTTTTCGGCGCCTCCGCGAACTGCACCTTCACACTGGGCCGGGACCACTACGCCACCGAGGAACGCATCAAGGCCTCCGGAATGAACTACACGTTCCTGCGGGACAACCTGTACCTCGACATCCTGCCGCTCCTGGTGGGAGAGGACGGCGTGATCCGCGGCCCAGCGGGCGACGGCGTGATGGCGGCTGTGACCCGCGGGGACATCGGCCGGTGCGCCGCGGCAGTGCTGGCCGCTCCGGAGATGCACGTGGGACGAACCTACAACCTGACCGGCCCTGAGGACCTTTCGCTGCAGCGGGCTGCCGAACTCCTCACCGAGGGCACGGGCCGGACCATCAGCTACCACCCCGAAACCGTGGAGGAGGCCTATGCCTCCCGGGCCTCCTACGGCGCACCGGCCTGGCAGCTGGACGCCTGGGTGAGCACCTACACGGCGATTGCCAACGGCGAACTCGCCGGCCCGACGTCGGACGTTCGGGTCCTCACGGGCAGGGAACCGCAGGGGCTCGCGGACTTCCTCAAAGAGGCGCATCACCTCTAG
- a CDS encoding sulfite oxidase, translating into MTKQISRRRQSAKPSAHAGEPTHGPLTAEELQLAVRNHSMPLEALREDTTPPGLHYVLTHFDIPFIDADSWHLRIGGAVQRAVEISLRALRRDPSISIPVTLECAGNGRSLLHPRPLSQPWRLEGVGTAEWTGVPLAYLLAQAGVDDDAVDVVFTGADAGIQGGVRQQYARSLPIKEAMRPDIVLAYEMNGRELPPQHGYPLRLVVPGWYGMASVKWLESIHVVTHPFEGFQQAVAYRYQKDADDAGTPVSRIRVRSLMIPPGIPDFFTRSRVLSPGPVMLRGRAWSGEGSVVRVEVGIDGKWVPAHLGHPAGPFAWCEWTLPWVADRGEHELACRATDATGSVQPLEQAWNYQGMANNVVQRVKVTVE; encoded by the coding sequence ATGACGAAGCAGATTTCCCGGCGCCGTCAGTCCGCGAAGCCCTCGGCGCATGCAGGAGAACCCACGCACGGCCCGCTCACCGCAGAGGAACTGCAGCTGGCGGTCCGGAACCACTCGATGCCGCTGGAAGCCTTGCGGGAGGACACCACACCGCCCGGGCTCCACTACGTCCTGACCCATTTCGACATCCCGTTCATCGACGCGGACTCGTGGCACCTGAGGATCGGCGGCGCGGTGCAGCGGGCGGTTGAGATCAGCCTCAGGGCCCTCCGCCGGGACCCGAGCATCAGCATTCCGGTCACCTTGGAGTGCGCCGGCAACGGCCGTTCCCTGCTGCATCCGCGGCCATTGAGCCAGCCGTGGCGGCTCGAAGGCGTGGGAACGGCGGAGTGGACGGGGGTTCCGCTGGCCTACCTGCTGGCCCAGGCGGGCGTTGACGACGACGCCGTCGACGTGGTGTTCACGGGCGCTGATGCCGGGATCCAGGGCGGAGTCCGGCAGCAGTATGCGCGAAGCCTGCCCATCAAGGAGGCGATGCGCCCCGACATCGTCCTGGCATACGAGATGAACGGCCGCGAACTGCCGCCGCAGCACGGCTACCCGCTGCGGCTGGTGGTACCCGGCTGGTACGGCATGGCCAGCGTCAAATGGCTGGAATCCATTCACGTGGTGACCCACCCCTTCGAGGGATTCCAGCAGGCAGTGGCGTACCGCTACCAGAAGGACGCGGACGACGCCGGCACGCCGGTATCCCGGATCAGGGTCCGTTCGCTGATGATCCCGCCGGGCATCCCGGACTTCTTCACCCGCAGCAGGGTCCTGTCCCCCGGTCCCGTCATGCTCCGGGGCCGCGCCTGGTCCGGTGAAGGGTCCGTGGTCCGGGTGGAGGTGGGGATCGACGGAAAGTGGGTGCCCGCGCATCTGGGACATCCGGCCGGCCCGTTTGCCTGGTGCGAATGGACGCTGCCGTGGGTGGCAGACCGGGGCGAGCACGAGCTCGCCTGCCGGGCCACCGACGCCACCGGATCAGTGCAGCCGCTGGAGCAGGCCTGGAACTACCAGGGCATGGCCAACAACGTGGTGCAGCGCGTGAAGGTGACCGTCGAGTAG
- a CDS encoding sugar phosphate isomerase/epimerase family protein — MFNSRLGCSSISFRHQDLGTALRTISGLGFEEIDLGALPGVCDHVPYELDADAVSAVTADVAASGLHVRSVNGDIGDLNAVLDAGRQADRERHLEALLTLTANIGAKALVLPCGALGHDPVRSIDEDLDTIAAQLIHAGQRAAEFGVELWTESLHFLRFCWNLERAVQLAQRLAGSGVGIVMDFSHIVAAGEDPLEYLERHDGRITHVHLRDAVPGNINVSIGNGQADFAAGLRSLAARGYAGHFSLELETRDVTHDERPAAAAKAASFITDLI, encoded by the coding sequence ATGTTCAACTCCCGACTCGGCTGCTCCTCCATCAGCTTCCGCCATCAGGACCTGGGCACCGCCCTGCGGACCATCAGCGGCCTGGGCTTCGAGGAAATAGACCTGGGCGCCCTGCCCGGCGTCTGCGACCACGTTCCCTATGAACTGGATGCGGACGCCGTCAGCGCCGTTACCGCGGACGTTGCCGCCTCCGGGCTGCACGTCCGCTCGGTCAACGGGGATATCGGGGACCTCAATGCAGTTCTCGACGCCGGCCGGCAGGCGGACCGCGAACGGCACCTCGAGGCGCTGCTCACGCTCACGGCAAATATTGGAGCGAAAGCCCTGGTCCTCCCGTGCGGTGCCTTGGGACACGATCCCGTCCGGAGCATTGACGAGGACCTGGACACCATCGCCGCCCAGCTCATCCACGCCGGGCAGCGCGCGGCTGAATTCGGCGTCGAACTCTGGACCGAATCCCTACACTTCCTCAGGTTCTGCTGGAACCTGGAACGCGCCGTACAGCTGGCCCAGCGACTGGCCGGCTCCGGCGTCGGCATCGTCATGGACTTCAGCCACATCGTTGCCGCCGGCGAGGACCCGCTGGAATACCTCGAACGCCATGACGGCCGCATAACCCACGTCCACCTCAGGGACGCTGTCCCGGGCAACATCAACGTCAGCATCGGAAACGGCCAGGCGGACTTTGCCGCCGGACTGCGCTCACTCGCGGCCCGCGGCTACGCCGGCCACTTCTCGCTGGAACTGGAAACCCGGGACGTCACGCACGACGAACGCCCGGCGGCCGCCGCCAAGGCAGCCAGCTTCATCACCGACCTCATCTGA
- a CDS encoding acyl-CoA dehydrogenase family protein → MSSATDSPAADVPVAPEKIGPEATEADARAITEAARETSWDRPSFAKGLYLGSFDLSLIHPWPEARMEDVERGEEFMGRLTAYCRTMSGRLIERDSRIPDQYLAGLAELGVFGMKIPREYGGLGLSLVYYGRALALLGSVHPSLGALLSAHQSIGVPEPVKVFGTAEQKQEYLPRCAAGAITAFLLTEPDVGSDPARMGSTAVPTDDGDAYILDGVKLWTTNGVIAELVVVMALVPQHTDSDGTVHKGGISAFVVEMDSPGITVENRNAFMGLRGIENGVTRFHQVRVPAANRLGREGQGLKIALTTLNTGRLSIPALCVASGRWSLKIAREWSNARTQWGRPVGRHEAVGKKIAFIAASAFALDAVFELSAEMADAGQKDVRIEAALAKLWSTEISCRIADELVQIRGGRGFETADSLEARGERAVPAEQQLRDLRINRIFEGSSEIMKLLIAREAVDAHLAAAGDLASAEASLSDKARAAVGASGFYAKWLPKLVAGAGMDPRSYTEFGRLAKQLRFVERSSRRLARQTFYGMGRWQARLEHKQAFLGRVVDIGAELFAMAACCSRAEGMLHTSPEQAATAYELAEAYCEQARVRVDEYFDQLWRNTDDADRELTEKVLAGDYTWLEAGVLDQSEGTGPWIADASPRASVKENLHRKYR, encoded by the coding sequence GTGAGCTCTGCCACTGACAGTCCAGCCGCCGACGTTCCCGTCGCCCCCGAAAAAATCGGCCCCGAGGCCACAGAAGCCGATGCCCGGGCCATCACCGAGGCCGCCCGGGAAACTTCCTGGGACCGGCCCAGCTTCGCCAAGGGTTTGTACCTGGGCAGCTTCGACCTCTCGCTCATCCACCCCTGGCCCGAGGCCCGGATGGAGGATGTGGAACGCGGCGAAGAGTTCATGGGTCGCCTCACCGCCTACTGCAGGACAATGTCCGGCCGCCTGATCGAGCGGGACTCCCGGATACCGGACCAGTACCTCGCCGGCCTGGCCGAGCTGGGCGTCTTCGGCATGAAGATCCCGCGGGAGTACGGCGGCCTGGGCCTGTCCCTCGTGTACTACGGCCGGGCGCTGGCACTCCTGGGTTCGGTGCACCCGAGCCTCGGCGCCCTGCTGTCCGCCCACCAGTCCATCGGCGTGCCGGAGCCCGTGAAGGTGTTCGGCACCGCGGAACAGAAACAGGAGTACCTTCCCCGCTGCGCCGCTGGCGCCATCACGGCGTTCCTGCTGACGGAACCGGACGTCGGAAGCGACCCCGCCCGGATGGGCAGCACCGCGGTTCCCACGGACGACGGCGACGCCTACATTCTGGACGGCGTGAAACTGTGGACCACCAACGGCGTGATCGCCGAACTGGTGGTGGTCATGGCGCTGGTGCCGCAACACACGGACTCCGATGGCACCGTCCACAAGGGCGGCATCAGCGCCTTCGTGGTGGAAATGGACTCCCCCGGCATCACGGTGGAAAACCGCAACGCCTTCATGGGGCTGCGCGGCATCGAGAACGGCGTGACACGGTTCCACCAGGTGCGCGTCCCCGCGGCAAACCGCCTTGGCCGGGAAGGCCAGGGCCTGAAGATTGCCCTCACCACCCTCAACACCGGACGGCTTTCCATTCCGGCCCTCTGCGTGGCGTCCGGCCGGTGGAGCCTGAAGATCGCCCGCGAATGGTCCAACGCCCGCACCCAGTGGGGCCGGCCGGTGGGAAGGCACGAAGCCGTGGGCAAGAAAATAGCGTTCATCGCCGCGAGCGCCTTTGCCCTGGACGCGGTGTTCGAACTGTCCGCCGAAATGGCCGACGCCGGCCAGAAGGACGTCCGGATCGAGGCCGCCCTTGCCAAGCTCTGGTCCACGGAGATCAGCTGCAGGATTGCGGACGAACTGGTGCAGATCCGCGGCGGCCGGGGCTTCGAGACGGCGGATTCCCTGGAGGCCCGCGGCGAACGGGCGGTGCCGGCCGAACAACAGCTCCGGGACCTCCGGATCAACCGGATCTTCGAGGGTTCCTCGGAAATCATGAAGCTCCTGATTGCCCGTGAGGCCGTGGATGCGCACCTGGCCGCCGCCGGGGACCTTGCCTCCGCGGAGGCCAGCCTTTCCGACAAGGCGAGGGCCGCCGTCGGCGCTTCAGGCTTCTACGCGAAGTGGCTGCCCAAGCTGGTGGCGGGCGCCGGAATGGACCCTCGGTCCTACACGGAATTCGGCAGGCTGGCCAAGCAGCTGCGGTTCGTCGAGCGGTCCTCGCGCCGGCTTGCCCGGCAGACGTTCTACGGGATGGGCCGCTGGCAGGCCAGGCTGGAACACAAACAGGCGTTCCTGGGCCGGGTTGTGGACATCGGCGCCGAGCTGTTCGCCATGGCGGCATGCTGCTCGCGGGCCGAAGGCATGCTTCACACCTCACCCGAGCAGGCAGCCACCGCCTATGAGCTAGCCGAAGCCTATTGCGAGCAGGCGCGCGTTCGGGTTGACGAATACTTCGACCAGCTGTGGCGGAACACCGACGACGCCGACCGCGAGCTCACGGAGAAGGTGCTCGCCGGCGACTACACCTGGCTCGAAGCCGGCGTCCTGGACCAGTCCGAAGGCACCGGACCATGGATCGCCGATGCGTCCCCCCGGGCGTCCGTGAAGGAGAACCTGCACCGCAAATACCGCTGA